TAGGTTGACCGTGGTGAGGTCCGCGCCGGGACTGATGCCCCCACAGGCGGCTATCGCGTCCGCGACGCGCGAGCCTTCCGGCAGCGTCACCAGACCCGGCGTAGCGACGTACCCGATAACGGACACGACGATCGTCGCGGCAGCGCTCGGACTCGCCTCGGACTGAGGTGCCTCAGTTCCGGACGTCCTCGTGTTCGTCGCCGCGGATAGCGCTGGGGGCGACACGGGCTCCGAGGTTGGCCGGCTGAACCACGTCACTGCGGAGGCAATGACCGCGGCCACCACGGCCGTGATGACAAAAGCTAGTACCGATCGGCGATCCGCGACCAGCCGTGGGCGTGGCTCCGGTTGGGCCTCGGCTTCTGAGACGGGCTCGTCGATGCTTCCGTCATCGCTGCCAAGGATTGACCGGACCCGTTCGATGGACTGGTCTCGCTCCTGTGCTCCCGGCCTACGCAACTCCACGATCGTGACGCTAAGTCCATCGTCGCTTCCTCACCCATGGCCAAACGTCGCATTGTGGAAACACGCCGTCCTGTGCACAACTGCGCTCAATCGCCGGCAGGTACGCGTTAGGCGGCGTAGAGCACTTCGATGAGTCGTTCCTCGATGTGGGAGTAGTCCACGTGACTGGTGTGCGGTGGTGTGCCGGGTAGTCGTGGTGCGCGGGAGGTGTATTCGTGTCCGGTGGGTGTGGTGGTGGTGACGGTGTGCCGCGG
This region of Antricoccus suffuscus genomic DNA includes:
- a CDS encoding ComEA family DNA-binding protein codes for the protein MELRRPGAQERDQSIERVRSILGSDDGSIDEPVSEAEAQPEPRPRLVADRRSVLAFVITAVVAAVIASAVTWFSRPTSEPVSPPALSAATNTRTSGTEAPQSEASPSAAATIVVSVIGYVATPGLVTLPEGSRVADAIAACGGISPGADLTTVNLARVLSDGEQIAVGVPGGAQASATQGGTAPTGTGAKVNINTASAEDFDSLPGIGPVIATRIIDFRTKNGKFKSVEDLSNVSGIGPSIMGSIKDLVTV